A DNA window from Siniperca chuatsi isolate FFG_IHB_CAS linkage group LG6, ASM2008510v1, whole genome shotgun sequence contains the following coding sequences:
- the cilp2 gene encoding cartilage intermediate layer protein 1 isoform X1 yields MLELNKVALMLSFLASLALGQGSVRTRSLSDGSRRVALNMFTDAQTTGVTEWTSWFNIDHPGGNGDYERLEAIRFYYRERVCARPMAMEARTTDWVAAADTGEVVHSSLEKGFWCINKEQPQGRVCSNYHVRFQCPPVQSYWTDWSEWGPCSTTVCDDVGIQVRQRKCVNTQPMPLLLVPACQGHHSERRECSTPPCTAKWSPWGRWGTCSVTCGGGRRIRRRTCVRTSVTVQCNGRPVEIQKCGKSPCPGMLSRRCKSIIFLCIDVFISLCSRLCVFLATAKCQRVCTEGHPSEDCSRCVCDGHVLHGEVHTVTGVPVAGAWVALASQPKVIRARTDAKGQFRLTGVCSSSSTLISIRKEKFAPIAVFTSSNTTGLSWVRAILKSAEKPYIVKHPEDKVRYEGGRVLFCCKATGSPAPDKYYWYHNGTLLDRKVYKYEEDLVLRDLKPEQSGQYYCKTSSSAGSIKSSPAFLTVIAKGTPACNSTPETHLIRLPMDCVQPGTDSKYYNAGRCTHNKCAGSLDFDMRCRDGGGFCCGVQDMESRIIDCGTYSLPIRAVTQCSCQRCVQPTVLVRGRVVTADNDEPLRFGHIYIGKERVGTTGYQGSFTLQITPDTQRLVVNFVDPTQKFLDTPKVFIFDKKGGSIYHDVKVMRKQTPIDINAGETNSINLGEIKGEDPIGQLVIPPNSFHKDNGEIYEGTVKASVTFIDPRNITTAAAAPGDLNFVDDEGDMLPLRTYGMFSVDFRDESNKEILGAGAVQVLLDTQHVKMQEHIPKMKLWSLNPDTGVWEEESDFSYTTTTGGHGRSKREDRTFLIGNMEIRERRLFNLDVPENRRCYVKVRAYMSDKFLPSEQLEGVVISLINLEPKPGYSSNPRAWGRFDSVITGPNGACLPAFCDTQRPDAYTAYVTAMMGGEELEAAPSSPKMNPNIIGVSQPYLDKIDYQRSDHEDPALKKTAFRINLAKPNQNNLDETNGPIYPYQNLIGCENAPVDANHFRFFRVEKDKYEYNVVPFEENDLTTWTGDYLSWWPNPQEFRACFIKVKIHGQKEVMVRSRNLGGTHRETKGKFYGIRDIRSTRDMREANTSAACVEFKCSGMLFDQAEVDRSLISVLPQGNCRRIGTNSLLQEYLIKHPPVAQNNESHAFTMLAPVDPLGHNYGIYTVTDQNPRVAKEIAIGRCFDGTSDGFSREMKSDSGVALTFSCPERKINRESLFQRLQTNPGQALSQMARDMRESEGLQVQRLSTQMVAYPSEQRGRTQSRRVSSTTRRRVSMRTEQRQ; encoded by the exons AGACGGAAGCAGGAGAGTGGCCCTCAACATGTTCACTGATGCACAGACAACAG GTGTGACAGAGTGGACGTCTTGGTTCAACATCGACCATCCTGGAGGGAATGGAGACTACGAGCGCCTGGAGGCAATCCGTTTCTATTACAGGGAGAGAGTTTGTGCGCGGCCAATGGCCATGGAGGCTCGCACTACAGACTGGGTGGCAGCGGCAGACACCGGCGAAGTGGTCCACTCCAGTCTGGAGAAGGGCTTCTGGTGCATCAATAAGGAACAGCCCCAAGGCCGCGTCTGCTCTAATTACCATGTCCGCTTTCAGTGTCCCCCAG TGCAGAGCTACTGGACTGACTGGAGTGAGTGGGGTCCCTGTTCAACCACGGTTTGTGACGACGTAGGCATCCAGGTCCGCCAGAGGAAATGTGTGAACACCCAGCCCATGCCACTCCTGTTGGTGCCAGCATGTCAGGGGCACCATTCAGAAAGGAGGGAGTGCTCCACCCCTCCATGTACAG CCAAGTGGAGTCCATGGGGTCGGTGGGGGACGTGTTCAGTGACCTGTGGTGGAGGTCGCAGGATTAGGAGGAGGACCTGTGTGAGGACCTCCGTGACAGTTCAGTGTAATGGACGGCCTGTTGAAATACAGAAGTGTGGGAAGAGTCCATGCCCAGGTATGCTGAGTCGACGCTGTAAAagtattatttttctttgtattgaTGTCTTTATCAGTTTGTGCTCacgtctctgtgtctttctcgcAACAGCCAAATGTCAGCGCGTGTGCACCGAGGGCCATCCCAGTGAGGACTgcagccggtgtgtgtgtgatggccaCGTGCTGCATGGAGAAGTCCACACTGTGACTGGTGTCCCGGTGGCAGGAGCTTGGGTGGCGCTGGCCAGCCAGCCTAAGGTGATCCGTGCTCGTACAGATGCCAAAGGTCAGTTCAGGCTCACAGGAGTCTGCTCCTCCAGCTCGACCTTGATCTCCATCAGGAAGGAGAAGTTTGCCCCGATCGCTGTCTTCACCTCCAGTAACACCACAGGGTTGTCCTGGGTACGGGCTATCCTTAAATCAGCCG AAAAGCCATACATTGTGAAGCACCCGGAGGACAAAGTGCGTTATGAAGGAGGACGGGTCCTGTTTTGCTGTAAGGCAACGGGATCACCAGCACCTGACAAATACTACTG GTACCACAATGGGACTCTGCTGGACAGGAAGGTGTACAAGTATGAAGAGGACCTTGTACTGCGGGACCTGAAGCCGGAGCAGTCAGGCCAGTACTACTGCAAaaccagcagctctgcaggcaGCATCAAGTCCTCTCCAGCCTTCCTAACTGTGATTG CAAAAGGAACACCAGCATGCAATTCCACCCCTGAGACACACCTCATCAGACTGCCGATGGACTGTGTTCAACCCGGGACTGACTCCAAGTACTACAACGCTGGCCGCTGCACTCACAACAAATGTGCTGGCTCCCTAGACTTTGATATGCGCTGCAGAGATGGAGGTGGGTTCTGCTGTGGTGTCCAAGATATGGAAAGTCGAATCATTGACTGTGGAACCTACAGCCTCCCTATCCGGGCTGTGACACAGTGCAGCTGTCAGAGGTGTGTGCAACCGACTGTGCTGGTTCGTGGTAGAGTGGTCACAGCTGACAATGACGAGCCTCTTCGTTTTGGGCACATCTACATTGGTAAAGAGAGGGTGGGCACCACTGGATACCAAGGAAGTTTCACATTACAAATTACTCCTGATACACAGAGATTAGTGGTAAATTTTGTTGACCCCACTCAGAAGTTTCTTGACACTCCAAAGGTGTTCATCTTTGATAAGAAAGGTGGGTCCATCTACCATGATGTGAAGGTGATGAGAAAGCAGACACCAATTGATATCAATGCAGGAGAGACTAATTCTATTAACCTAGGGGAAATTAAAGGGGAAGACCCCATTGGTCAGTTGGTTATTCCTCCCAACTCCTTCCACAAGGATAATGGAGAAATCTATGAGGGAACTGTGAAAGCCAGCGTCACATTCATTGACCCAAGAAATATCACCACGGCGGCTGCGGCCCCTGGTGATCTCAACTTTGTGGACGATGAGGGTGACATGCTCCCTTTGAGGACCTATGGCATGTTCTCTGTGGACTTTAGAGATGAGAGCAACAAGGAGATACTGGGAGCCGGAGCGGTTCAAGTCCTTCTTGACACACAGCACGTCAAAATGCAAGAGCACATTCCCAAAATGAAACTGTGGTCTTTAAACCCAGATACAGGAGTCTGGGAAGAGGAGAGTGACTTCTCCTACACCACAACTACTGGTGGTCATGGGCGGAGCAAACGAGAAGACCGCACATTTCTTATAGGCAACATGGAGATCAGAGAACGTAGGCTCTTCAATTTAGACGTGCCTGAAAACAGACGCTGTTACGTCAAAGTCCGTGCCTACATGAGTGACAAGTTCCTACCTAGTGAACAGCTAGAGGGTGTTGTGATCAGCTTGATAAACTTGGAACCCAAACCTGGTTATTCCTCTAACCCTAGGGCATGGGGGCGCTTTGACAGCGTCATAACTGGACCCAACGGAGCCTGTTTACCAGCCTTCTGTGATACCCAAAGGCCCGATGCTTACACGGCTTATGTCACAGCAATGATGGGTGGGGAAGAACTTGAGGCAGCTCCCTCCTCCCCCAAGATGAATCCAAACATTATTGGAGTGTCTCAGCCATATCTGGATAAAATAGACTACCAGCGCTCAGACCACGAGGATCCAGCTCTGAAGAAAACAGCCTTCAGAATCAACTTGGCAAAGCCTAACCAAAATAATCTTGATGAGACCAATGGGCCAATATATCCGTATCAGAATTTAATAGGTTGTGAAAATGCCCCTGTTGATGCAAATCATTTCAGATTCTTCAGAGTGGAAAAGGACAAGTATGAATACAATGTTGTTCCCTTTGAGGAGAATGATTTGACGACCTGGACGGGAGACTACCTCTCCTGGTGGCCTAATCCCCAGGAGTTCAGAGCATGCTTCATTAAAGTCAAGATCCATGGACAGAAGGAAGTGATGGTCAGGTCAAGGAATCTGGGAGGAACACACCGAGAAACAAAAGGCAAATTTTATGGCATAAGAGACATTCGCAGCACCCGGGACATGCGAGAGGCCAACACCTCAGCAGCCTGTGTAGAATTCAAATGCAGCGGCATGTTGTTTGATCAAGCTGAGGTGGATAGATCCCTCATATCAGTCCTTCCACAGGGGAACTGTCGCAGAATTGGCACCAACAGCCTTCTACAAGAGTATCTCATCAAACATCCACCAGTCGCTCAAAACAACGAGTCCCATGCATTCACCATGCTAGCCCCTGTTGATCCTTTGGGACACAACTATGGCATCTACACAGTCACAGACCAGAATCCCAGGGTGGCCAAGGAGATTGCTATAGGGCGCTGCTTTGATGGCACCTCAGATGGATTCTCCAGGGAAATGAAGTCAGACTCTGGAGTGGCACTGACCTTCAGTTGTCCAGAGAGAAAAATTAACAGGGAGAGCCTTTTCCAACGTCTGCAGACCAACCCAGGTCAGGCTCTGTCTCAGATGGCGAGGGACATGAGGGAGTCGGAGGGTCTGCAGGTACAGAGATTATCCACCCAGATGGTGGCCTATCCTTCAGAGCAGCGGGGCAGGACCCAGAGTCGCAGAGTCAGCTCTACAACCCGGAGGAGAGTGTCCATGCGCACAGAGCAACGCCAATAG
- the cilp2 gene encoding cartilage intermediate layer protein 1 isoform X2 codes for MLELNKVALMLSFLASLALGQGSVRTRSLSDGSRRVALNMFTDAQTTGVTEWTSWFNIDHPGGNGDYERLEAIRFYYRERVCARPMAMEARTTDWVAAADTGEVVHSSLEKGFWCINKEQPQGRVCSNYHVRFQCPPVQSYWTDWSEWGPCSTTVCDDVGIQVRQRKCVNTQPMPLLLVPACQGHHSERRECSTPPCTAKWSPWGRWGTCSVTCGGGRRIRRRTCVRTSVTVQCNGRPVEIQKCGKSPCPAKCQRVCTEGHPSEDCSRCVCDGHVLHGEVHTVTGVPVAGAWVALASQPKVIRARTDAKGQFRLTGVCSSSSTLISIRKEKFAPIAVFTSSNTTGLSWVRAILKSAEKPYIVKHPEDKVRYEGGRVLFCCKATGSPAPDKYYWYHNGTLLDRKVYKYEEDLVLRDLKPEQSGQYYCKTSSSAGSIKSSPAFLTVIAKGTPACNSTPETHLIRLPMDCVQPGTDSKYYNAGRCTHNKCAGSLDFDMRCRDGGGFCCGVQDMESRIIDCGTYSLPIRAVTQCSCQRCVQPTVLVRGRVVTADNDEPLRFGHIYIGKERVGTTGYQGSFTLQITPDTQRLVVNFVDPTQKFLDTPKVFIFDKKGGSIYHDVKVMRKQTPIDINAGETNSINLGEIKGEDPIGQLVIPPNSFHKDNGEIYEGTVKASVTFIDPRNITTAAAAPGDLNFVDDEGDMLPLRTYGMFSVDFRDESNKEILGAGAVQVLLDTQHVKMQEHIPKMKLWSLNPDTGVWEEESDFSYTTTTGGHGRSKREDRTFLIGNMEIRERRLFNLDVPENRRCYVKVRAYMSDKFLPSEQLEGVVISLINLEPKPGYSSNPRAWGRFDSVITGPNGACLPAFCDTQRPDAYTAYVTAMMGGEELEAAPSSPKMNPNIIGVSQPYLDKIDYQRSDHEDPALKKTAFRINLAKPNQNNLDETNGPIYPYQNLIGCENAPVDANHFRFFRVEKDKYEYNVVPFEENDLTTWTGDYLSWWPNPQEFRACFIKVKIHGQKEVMVRSRNLGGTHRETKGKFYGIRDIRSTRDMREANTSAACVEFKCSGMLFDQAEVDRSLISVLPQGNCRRIGTNSLLQEYLIKHPPVAQNNESHAFTMLAPVDPLGHNYGIYTVTDQNPRVAKEIAIGRCFDGTSDGFSREMKSDSGVALTFSCPERKINRESLFQRLQTNPGQALSQMARDMRESEGLQVQRLSTQMVAYPSEQRGRTQSRRVSSTTRRRVSMRTEQRQ; via the exons AGACGGAAGCAGGAGAGTGGCCCTCAACATGTTCACTGATGCACAGACAACAG GTGTGACAGAGTGGACGTCTTGGTTCAACATCGACCATCCTGGAGGGAATGGAGACTACGAGCGCCTGGAGGCAATCCGTTTCTATTACAGGGAGAGAGTTTGTGCGCGGCCAATGGCCATGGAGGCTCGCACTACAGACTGGGTGGCAGCGGCAGACACCGGCGAAGTGGTCCACTCCAGTCTGGAGAAGGGCTTCTGGTGCATCAATAAGGAACAGCCCCAAGGCCGCGTCTGCTCTAATTACCATGTCCGCTTTCAGTGTCCCCCAG TGCAGAGCTACTGGACTGACTGGAGTGAGTGGGGTCCCTGTTCAACCACGGTTTGTGACGACGTAGGCATCCAGGTCCGCCAGAGGAAATGTGTGAACACCCAGCCCATGCCACTCCTGTTGGTGCCAGCATGTCAGGGGCACCATTCAGAAAGGAGGGAGTGCTCCACCCCTCCATGTACAG CCAAGTGGAGTCCATGGGGTCGGTGGGGGACGTGTTCAGTGACCTGTGGTGGAGGTCGCAGGATTAGGAGGAGGACCTGTGTGAGGACCTCCGTGACAGTTCAGTGTAATGGACGGCCTGTTGAAATACAGAAGTGTGGGAAGAGTCCATGCCCAG CCAAATGTCAGCGCGTGTGCACCGAGGGCCATCCCAGTGAGGACTgcagccggtgtgtgtgtgatggccaCGTGCTGCATGGAGAAGTCCACACTGTGACTGGTGTCCCGGTGGCAGGAGCTTGGGTGGCGCTGGCCAGCCAGCCTAAGGTGATCCGTGCTCGTACAGATGCCAAAGGTCAGTTCAGGCTCACAGGAGTCTGCTCCTCCAGCTCGACCTTGATCTCCATCAGGAAGGAGAAGTTTGCCCCGATCGCTGTCTTCACCTCCAGTAACACCACAGGGTTGTCCTGGGTACGGGCTATCCTTAAATCAGCCG AAAAGCCATACATTGTGAAGCACCCGGAGGACAAAGTGCGTTATGAAGGAGGACGGGTCCTGTTTTGCTGTAAGGCAACGGGATCACCAGCACCTGACAAATACTACTG GTACCACAATGGGACTCTGCTGGACAGGAAGGTGTACAAGTATGAAGAGGACCTTGTACTGCGGGACCTGAAGCCGGAGCAGTCAGGCCAGTACTACTGCAAaaccagcagctctgcaggcaGCATCAAGTCCTCTCCAGCCTTCCTAACTGTGATTG CAAAAGGAACACCAGCATGCAATTCCACCCCTGAGACACACCTCATCAGACTGCCGATGGACTGTGTTCAACCCGGGACTGACTCCAAGTACTACAACGCTGGCCGCTGCACTCACAACAAATGTGCTGGCTCCCTAGACTTTGATATGCGCTGCAGAGATGGAGGTGGGTTCTGCTGTGGTGTCCAAGATATGGAAAGTCGAATCATTGACTGTGGAACCTACAGCCTCCCTATCCGGGCTGTGACACAGTGCAGCTGTCAGAGGTGTGTGCAACCGACTGTGCTGGTTCGTGGTAGAGTGGTCACAGCTGACAATGACGAGCCTCTTCGTTTTGGGCACATCTACATTGGTAAAGAGAGGGTGGGCACCACTGGATACCAAGGAAGTTTCACATTACAAATTACTCCTGATACACAGAGATTAGTGGTAAATTTTGTTGACCCCACTCAGAAGTTTCTTGACACTCCAAAGGTGTTCATCTTTGATAAGAAAGGTGGGTCCATCTACCATGATGTGAAGGTGATGAGAAAGCAGACACCAATTGATATCAATGCAGGAGAGACTAATTCTATTAACCTAGGGGAAATTAAAGGGGAAGACCCCATTGGTCAGTTGGTTATTCCTCCCAACTCCTTCCACAAGGATAATGGAGAAATCTATGAGGGAACTGTGAAAGCCAGCGTCACATTCATTGACCCAAGAAATATCACCACGGCGGCTGCGGCCCCTGGTGATCTCAACTTTGTGGACGATGAGGGTGACATGCTCCCTTTGAGGACCTATGGCATGTTCTCTGTGGACTTTAGAGATGAGAGCAACAAGGAGATACTGGGAGCCGGAGCGGTTCAAGTCCTTCTTGACACACAGCACGTCAAAATGCAAGAGCACATTCCCAAAATGAAACTGTGGTCTTTAAACCCAGATACAGGAGTCTGGGAAGAGGAGAGTGACTTCTCCTACACCACAACTACTGGTGGTCATGGGCGGAGCAAACGAGAAGACCGCACATTTCTTATAGGCAACATGGAGATCAGAGAACGTAGGCTCTTCAATTTAGACGTGCCTGAAAACAGACGCTGTTACGTCAAAGTCCGTGCCTACATGAGTGACAAGTTCCTACCTAGTGAACAGCTAGAGGGTGTTGTGATCAGCTTGATAAACTTGGAACCCAAACCTGGTTATTCCTCTAACCCTAGGGCATGGGGGCGCTTTGACAGCGTCATAACTGGACCCAACGGAGCCTGTTTACCAGCCTTCTGTGATACCCAAAGGCCCGATGCTTACACGGCTTATGTCACAGCAATGATGGGTGGGGAAGAACTTGAGGCAGCTCCCTCCTCCCCCAAGATGAATCCAAACATTATTGGAGTGTCTCAGCCATATCTGGATAAAATAGACTACCAGCGCTCAGACCACGAGGATCCAGCTCTGAAGAAAACAGCCTTCAGAATCAACTTGGCAAAGCCTAACCAAAATAATCTTGATGAGACCAATGGGCCAATATATCCGTATCAGAATTTAATAGGTTGTGAAAATGCCCCTGTTGATGCAAATCATTTCAGATTCTTCAGAGTGGAAAAGGACAAGTATGAATACAATGTTGTTCCCTTTGAGGAGAATGATTTGACGACCTGGACGGGAGACTACCTCTCCTGGTGGCCTAATCCCCAGGAGTTCAGAGCATGCTTCATTAAAGTCAAGATCCATGGACAGAAGGAAGTGATGGTCAGGTCAAGGAATCTGGGAGGAACACACCGAGAAACAAAAGGCAAATTTTATGGCATAAGAGACATTCGCAGCACCCGGGACATGCGAGAGGCCAACACCTCAGCAGCCTGTGTAGAATTCAAATGCAGCGGCATGTTGTTTGATCAAGCTGAGGTGGATAGATCCCTCATATCAGTCCTTCCACAGGGGAACTGTCGCAGAATTGGCACCAACAGCCTTCTACAAGAGTATCTCATCAAACATCCACCAGTCGCTCAAAACAACGAGTCCCATGCATTCACCATGCTAGCCCCTGTTGATCCTTTGGGACACAACTATGGCATCTACACAGTCACAGACCAGAATCCCAGGGTGGCCAAGGAGATTGCTATAGGGCGCTGCTTTGATGGCACCTCAGATGGATTCTCCAGGGAAATGAAGTCAGACTCTGGAGTGGCACTGACCTTCAGTTGTCCAGAGAGAAAAATTAACAGGGAGAGCCTTTTCCAACGTCTGCAGACCAACCCAGGTCAGGCTCTGTCTCAGATGGCGAGGGACATGAGGGAGTCGGAGGGTCTGCAGGTACAGAGATTATCCACCCAGATGGTGGCCTATCCTTCAGAGCAGCGGGGCAGGACCCAGAGTCGCAGAGTCAGCTCTACAACCCGGAGGAGAGTGTCCATGCGCACAGAGCAACGCCAATAG